In Rhizobium sp. EC-SD404, a single window of DNA contains:
- the rnk gene encoding nucleoside diphosphate kinase regulator translates to MSHHTNRKPAITVTRQDHDRLSRLVDRCTNVEVASFLAAELDRARIVDQPRRSRGFVRMGSSVRFSSDLGEERVVTLVFPGNADIAEGKVSILSPIGAALVGLTVGQSIHWTGPDGRVHRLTVTAVEPAQAEDPAIPTAPVTTS, encoded by the coding sequence GTGTCTCACCATACCAACCGGAAGCCCGCGATCACCGTCACGCGTCAAGACCATGATCGACTATCTCGTCTTGTCGATCGCTGCACAAATGTTGAAGTGGCATCATTTTTGGCCGCGGAACTCGATCGAGCGCGGATCGTCGATCAGCCTCGTCGATCCCGGGGGTTCGTCAGGATGGGCTCCTCTGTGCGCTTTTCGAGCGATCTCGGAGAGGAGCGCGTCGTAACGCTGGTCTTTCCAGGTAATGCCGACATCGCTGAGGGAAAGGTTTCCATCCTGTCCCCCATCGGGGCTGCCCTCGTTGGCCTTACCGTGGGACAGTCCATCCATTGGACAGGCCCTGACGGCCGGGTGCATCGCTTGACCGTGACAGCCGTGGAACCCGCGCAAGCAGAAGATCCGGCAATCCCAACCGCTCCCGTGACGACGTCATGA
- a CDS encoding EAL domain-containing protein gives MRAILQSCLLVLPHKTAIDDFGAGHAGLALLSQFQPDIVKLDMELIRDIDTNPVKRTIISHTLAMLEDLGIVPLCEGVETVGELKVLRDLGVRLVQGYLLAKPSFETLATPISIDNSAFAMVS, from the coding sequence TTGCGCGCCATACTGCAGAGTTGTCTGCTTGTTTTACCGCACAAGACGGCGATCGACGATTTCGGCGCCGGCCATGCCGGCCTCGCTCTTCTTTCCCAGTTCCAGCCCGATATCGTGAAACTGGACATGGAACTGATCCGCGATATCGACACCAACCCGGTGAAGCGCACGATCATCAGCCACACCCTAGCGATGTTGGAAGATCTCGGTATCGTTCCTCTATGCGAAGGCGTGGAGACGGTCGGCGAATTAAAGGTCTTACGCGATCTCGGCGTTCGACTGGTGCAGGGCTACCTTCTGGCCAAGCCCTCCTTTGAAACCTTAGCCACGCCCATCTCCATCGACAACTCTGCGTTTGCGATGGTTTCCTAG
- a CDS encoding peptidoglycan-binding domain-containing protein, with the protein MRRRQEEAKLLEHGIYTGVKEGEPRVATSTPPSAPDPVVKEAQDALKELGVDPRDADGRMGPKTLLAIRRYKTMHPHLVNDGILGPATLAQLRRDIAAVKDVVQKGGSAVASSSAVAWAAESPWLWVAGGVAAIVLVYFAWRYRDVLQRRFNGLIGRTVEV; encoded by the coding sequence GTGCGGCGCCGACAGGAAGAGGCAAAGCTTCTCGAGCACGGCATCTATACCGGCGTGAAGGAAGGCGAGCCGCGTGTCGCGACCAGCACGCCGCCTTCCGCGCCTGATCCCGTGGTCAAGGAAGCGCAGGACGCGCTGAAGGAACTCGGTGTCGATCCTCGCGACGCCGATGGCAGGATGGGTCCGAAGACACTCTTAGCCATTCGTCGATACAAGACGATGCATCCGCACCTCGTCAATGACGGCATCCTCGGGCCTGCAACGCTGGCACAGCTTCGCCGCGACATCGCCGCGGTGAAGGACGTCGTCCAGAAGGGCGGCAGCGCTGTGGCCAGCTCAAGCGCGGTGGCTTGGGCCGCCGAATCGCCGTGGCTATGGGTTGCCGGCGGTGTGGCGGCAATCGTGCTGGTCTACTTCGCGTGGCGGTACCGTGACGTGTTGCAGCGCCGCTTCAACGGCCTGATCGGCCGGACCGTGGAAGTGTGA
- a CDS encoding nucleoside-diphosphate kinase: MSKDSCILTTKDFTILEVMRDRCLDPGAPLARVLDQKLQNAVVVFRDDVPAEVATLSSRITYRVDDNDTDTRQLSAERMGPAVGMFLPISTLRGLSLLGLTEGQTFKLTMGDQTFESIKLERVHYQPEAARRAKLVPQIPAATSFKRPMLKVIQGSTQKSSTPSVPGLSTKWGDQ; the protein is encoded by the coding sequence ATGTCCAAAGACAGCTGCATTCTTACCACCAAGGATTTCACCATTCTCGAAGTCATGCGCGATCGATGCCTCGATCCAGGGGCACCGCTGGCCCGCGTCCTCGATCAAAAGCTCCAAAATGCCGTCGTGGTTTTCCGGGATGATGTACCGGCAGAGGTCGCGACGCTGAGCAGCCGCATCACATACAGAGTCGATGACAATGACACCGATACCCGCCAGCTCAGCGCTGAACGCATGGGTCCAGCCGTGGGCATGTTTCTCCCGATCTCCACGCTGCGCGGCCTCAGCCTTCTTGGGCTGACAGAAGGTCAGACATTTAAACTGACAATGGGCGATCAGACCTTTGAAAGCATTAAGCTGGAAAGGGTGCACTATCAGCCAGAAGCCGCTCGACGCGCGAAACTCGTCCCTCAAATACCTGCCGCAACTTCATTTAAGAGGCCGATGCTGAAGGTCATTCAAGGATCAACGCAAAAGTCGTCGACCCCGTCAGTTCCAGGGCTGTCGACCAAATGGGGCGACCAATAA
- a CDS encoding outer membrane protein, translating to MKHIIAVALASTVMSASAFAADAVVYNEPAPISAPIVAPGFDWTGPYIGIQAGYAWAELDTGPATIDADGVLGGVHAGYNYDLGGFVVGAEVDYDFANIEIDGGIGEVDGVARGKLRAGVDLGRVMVYGTGGVAYATADTVLGDLSDFGWAAGAGVDFAATDSIIVGAEYLYHDFSDFDNTGLDVTVHTLKAKVSFKF from the coding sequence ATGAAGCACATCATCGCAGTTGCACTCGCCTCGACCGTCATGTCCGCGTCGGCTTTCGCCGCCGATGCCGTCGTCTATAACGAACCCGCTCCGATCAGCGCTCCGATAGTCGCTCCCGGCTTCGACTGGACCGGCCCTTACATCGGTATCCAGGCTGGCTACGCCTGGGCGGAACTGGACACGGGCCCGGCAACGATCGACGCTGATGGCGTTCTCGGTGGTGTGCATGCTGGTTACAACTACGACCTCGGGGGCTTCGTCGTCGGGGCGGAAGTCGACTACGACTTCGCCAACATCGAAATCGACGGCGGCATCGGTGAAGTCGACGGCGTTGCACGTGGCAAGCTGCGCGCCGGTGTCGATCTCGGCCGTGTGATGGTTTACGGAACCGGTGGCGTTGCCTATGCGACGGCCGACACGGTTCTCGGCGACCTGAGCGACTTCGGCTGGGCTGCCGGCGCAGGTGTGGATTTCGCAGCGACCGACAGCATCATCGTCGGCGCCGAGTACCTCTACCACGACTTCTCGGACTTCGATAACACCGGCCTCGACGTCACGGTTCACACACTGAAGGCCAAGGTGTCCTTCAAGTTCTGA
- a CDS encoding GAF domain-containing protein, producing MSTFKPYPLPRDEDARLKALATMAVLNTPPDQSFDIIVDLAAHLFHVPIALVSIVGRDHQIFKARVGLDVCETSRDISFCAHAIVQRDVLVIPDASRDPRFSANPLVTGAPFIRFYAGAPLIGLHGQPIGTLCILDRVPRAGMSEHEMLTLRKLARMTILRMMTRTVIDDNMDKLMPIPA from the coding sequence ATGAGCACTTTTAAACCGTATCCCTTACCGCGTGACGAAGATGCCCGCCTCAAAGCTCTGGCGACCATGGCGGTGCTCAACACGCCACCCGATCAGTCCTTTGACATCATCGTCGATCTGGCTGCGCACCTGTTCCACGTTCCGATAGCTTTGGTGTCGATCGTCGGCCGCGACCATCAAATTTTCAAGGCTCGTGTGGGGCTGGATGTGTGCGAGACCAGCAGGGATATCTCATTCTGTGCCCATGCCATCGTCCAGCGAGACGTCCTCGTCATTCCTGACGCCAGCCGTGATCCCCGTTTCTCGGCCAATCCGTTAGTAACCGGAGCACCCTTCATCCGGTTTTATGCAGGGGCTCCCCTGATCGGTTTACATGGTCAGCCAATCGGTACGCTTTGCATTCTGGACCGCGTGCCACGCGCAGGTATGTCCGAGCACGAGATGCTCACCTTGCGAAAGTTGGCCCGCATGACGATTCTCCGAATGATGACGAGAACGGTCATCGACGACAACATGGACAAACTCATGCCGATCCCGGCATGA